Part of the Quercus robur chromosome 5, dhQueRobu3.1, whole genome shotgun sequence genome, GGAAATTTATGAGGGACTAAATTTTTTGGCTGATTTTTTCAATGTGACGAAATTGTTTAGAAACTCTTGCTATTAACAGTAAACAGAAGAATTCTTAAAAGTCCATAACTATTGATAAACatacatggaaaaaaaatatgttaacaAAATGTTATATGTGTGCAAAAATGAGAATACAGTCACATATTTCCAAAGATTAAAATAGAAAGTCACCTGTTTAGAAACAAACTGCTTAATTTCGTCCTCTGTGACCTGAGAACCATTGGATCTCACCACAAATGCAACAGGGACCTCTCCTGCTGATTCGTCCTTCATGCTAAAAATGGTGGAACATTATTCATGTCAGTCTCATAATTTAGACTACTTCACAACCCAATACTAACGAAGTAcctatatttatttaattaatactaactatatatatagttagtAACTTAATTCACATTTCTTGGCGTTTTTAACAGAAATGTTTAGAACTTAAATCTCACTGTCTCGttgttgtaattattgaattatgaaaaaaaaaaaaacttacggGACCACTGCGACATCAGAGACGTTAGGATGGGTGAGTAGAATTGCCTCAAGCTCGGCAGGGGCTACTTGAAACCCTTTGTATTTGATAAGTTCCTTCAACCTATCAACAATGAAGAGCTCGTCTTCATCATCAATTAAGCCAATATCTCCTGTATGTAACCAACCTTCTTTGTCTATAGTTCTAGCCGTGGCCTCTGGATCATTAACATAACCTGTACATTCACAAAGCTAATTTGTAATTTCCATAAcaataacatgtttttttttgttttttttataagaacaaTAACATGTTAAGTCTGCAAcagatacaattaaaaatacaaattgttTAGGCTCGTTTGAATGCACTTACTTTCACTTCAAATGAAAAAAtgtatagtttttttaaaagcattattatattttcaagaCACAATTGTAGTGTTGCACGTACAATTAAGtatgatatataaataatgatAGTATTATATTATACCTTTCATGATTTGGTCTCCTCTAATGCAAATCTCTCCACGTTGGTTATGAGGCAAAGAGGCACCAGTTTCAGGGTCAACAATCTTCATTTCTGCATTTCTTACAACAGTGCCACATGCTCCTGATTTCACCTCAAATGGTTCTTTGGCAAATGCCAAACACATTGATAATACTGGACCTGCCTCTGTCATACCATATCCCTGTGTTTAACAATTTTTTGCCCTCTAATTAGTGTTGCACTTGGTAAATAAACAAGTTATCTCAAGctcagaaaaaaataataataatgagaagtACAGCGTATAATAAATTAGTTATTCAAgtaatacttattttgtataaTGTATATTTTTGTGACAAGTATACCATGCATAGGCCTCGTATTGTatgttaataataaaaaatgtgatacaagcttctctccattttttttcctatttttatttttatttttataatggtAAATCCATTTTAAATTGGATGTGACAGTGTTGTacacatttaaatttttaatatttaattaaaattatgaaataattcatttcaaatgaagagaattatttttaaagaatttaaaaagTATGACATATCATTTATGTGCTAAGGGAATCCCTTTATATATGTTGAATGATCCCTTATCTTAGTCCCTCAATTATTTGTATTATGCTTCATTTATAATCTtcctattttattattgtttgtcAAATAACTGTCTTTGTAATAAGACTATTCTAACCCTAATTAatattctcaaccaaaaaaaaaaagaaattgagaatCTTTTTACAACTAGGTTTGGAACAATAATATAATAGTGCACTTTTGGACCTTATCTATAGTTTTATTAACTACTTTCTTTTTAAAGAGTTCTGACCACATCTAATCTTAATAACTGCTCTAACTTTATCATCAAAGCAAAATACgtactaattaatttttagtttagtGAGAGCTCGATCCTTAATGCCAAATGAATTTACAAATGCATCACACCTTTAAAACAATAACCTTGAAATAGAAAAGTATGAGCCTCCACAATTGACTTTTCTATATCCTCCAAACTCCAACGATCTTCACCATccaaatcaaataatttaaaacaccttccatcaattttatttatttttctctattcgCGTTGCCAGCAGCATTGACCCGCCAACTCatttatagaatttaaaaattgagaaggcaaaaaaaataatggaacaAAGCAATCATTTGATTTGAGAATCAAATGGCACCTTTAAACACCATATTCATTTTAGTCTAGCTCCATCGTCATGTACGACTAGGAGCCGGCCCCACCCACCTACTTCACGCATGATTAATCAAGAGTtatcttttgtaccttgtaaATTGTAATATGGCACcgaacttttatttttttaattgtcccTATTACTAATTTTTCGTATCTTATATTATATGACCAACAAATACTCTTgctcctataaaaaaaaaaaaaaaaaaaaaaaaaaaaaaaaaaaaaaaaaaaaaacttttgttaaaagttttttagtttagtttgaaattattcaataaatttaaattcaaattcccTTTCCTCACTtgttataaacaaaaaatacacaacaaaaagttttttttttttttttttgatgaataacaAAAAGTTTATTGTACTTGTAAGAAGCTAAAGAATTGTCACATGGCTTGGTAATAGGTGGGGTTGCTGTccactttctttcatttttggaCTGACcataaatttattacaaatatGGTTGAGGACAAATTTGGTATatcctatttttatttatttataataaaataaaaaccatagacatgtgtttttcctttaatatcttaatatatatatatatatatgtgtgtcttttaaaattaaaagttcttatcttctctttttattgCCCTTacctttttcttaaaaaaataaataaataaataaaaatatgtcactctcatatccaaaaattaaaagaagttttaacaaaatcattATATCTTTATGTCTTTATTAATAATGGAGtcatctcaattctcaaactaAAACACACGTTTGTGAGGGgttgaaaataaaacaaaatcatcGAGTTTGAAAAATGAGTGATATCTAAAGTGTCTAGCTATAAAGAAAGAAGTAATAATGATGAGAATGTACCTTATGAATATacaagaataaaaattttcttgttcCATTAATAGGATAAATTTcactttatcttttattatcCACATTTTATGGTTGGTCATGGGTCGGGTATACCCAAACTCAGCCCAAGAATTTTACCTATGAATACTGGAACCCCAAAACCTGATTACTAACCATACCCATTAACTACCCAATTTCTTACCCATGGATATCTAAACTCGAccaaaatctgattttttttctctaatttttttttttttaaattaaaaattatgcaaaGCTAGAAAACAAAACATTTAATAAGGATAGATATATTACAATAAAACtagtaaaatacaaaattgataGTTTTAAAACTCCCACTAACTTTTGAAAAAGTATCATAATCAACTAATTTTGTCTTTGCCAAATCATTAtgggaaaaaaatgttttattattactatttttttattaaaaaaacaaaaaaagaagtgtaaaaaaaaaaaattcatcggGTCAGGTCAGGTAGGGTAATACCTTACCCAATCTGTCAAATTCGGGCATAGGAATACCATACTCAATACCCATATTCCCACTGGGTAGAGTAAAATCCGCACACTTTAGGATAAAGTATTTGCTAACCTCTAGGTTTGGTCATCCCTAAATTCTGCAATAAGTCATATgcctgtttttatttttatttttttaacttttgctATTACtttataatgaaaaataaaaggacacGCGGTGACACCAACATTGGTAGAGTAGTAAGTGTAACATTCAGAATGTGATAGAGCAATATTATAGATAGAGAAATGTTAATAAATGTCTTAAGGAAGTTAGTTTAGGAActatattttatggaaaaataataaaataattaatttttttgactgttttttatattttctatgatagtattgttaaaattttcttaatatggtttattaataattactccAAGAACATCCATTAATATCCGTTAATATGAACTAgtaaatattatgaattttaCATAATAAAACACTTACAATTGCATgtataatcaataaaaaaaatcaatttaaacaTTAATGTATGATATTATTGAAATCTACCAACCAATCATATTTGTCAATGACACGTAGAAGGAAAATCTTATGCATTATCTTCGGCATTTTGCGTTAAGATAACAGTCAAAGGTGAAAGGGACCCCATACCTGACCAAATTTAGCTTTGGGAAACTTAGCTCTGACAGTTTCTTCAAGCTCCTTCCCCAGCGGTGCCCCTCCAGATTTGAGCATTCTTATGGACGATAGATCATACTTGTGAAGATCAGGGGACTTGGAAATCGACAACACGATTGGTGGCACAATAGGCATCACACTCACCTTATGTTTCTGTATCAGCTCCAACAAAGAACCGATCTCAAACTTCTGCATGATCAAAATAGCAGCACCAACTCTCAACCCACAAAGCAACACCGAGTTGAGTGAGTAAATGTGAAACAAAGGCAACACACATAGTATCACATCCTCACTGTGAAAATAAAGGTTTGGATTCTCTCCATCAACCTGTTGAGCCACACTGGTGACAAGCCCTTTGTGTGTTAACATGACCCCTTTTGGTAACCCTGTTGTACCTGAAGAATAAGGTAGTGCAACCACATCATCGGGACTGATATCGATCTTAggaatttggttttcattggCTTGTGTTAGCTCTGAGAAATGCAAGCAGTCTTTCGGGGGTGAGTCTATGCACATGATCTTGACATTATTTTCATGTGCCAAGTCCTTGACTTTGTCATAGTAACTAGCTTGCGTGATAATGAGCTTTGCGTTGGACCCTTTTGCTTGTTTTGCTATTTCAGCTGGAGTAAAGAAAGGATTGGCAGCTGTGGTTGTAGCACCTAAATGTGACGCACCAAGGAAAACAAAGACAAATTCAGGCGTGTTTGGTAGCAAGATAAGGACAATATCTCCATGTCCAATGCCAAGCTTGTTAAGGCCAGAGGCAACCTTGCGAGAAATGAGATCAACATCATAGTATGTGTATACCTCCCCTGTTGAACCGTTGATCAAACATGGTTTTGAGCCAAATTTGGAAATGTTTTCAAAGCAATAGGAGTGTAGAGGGAGGTGTTTTGGTATGTAAATGTCAGGGAGTTTTGATCGGAAAATGAATTCCTGTTCCTTTGTTTGGAGAGCCATTTGGGGAAATGAGAGGGATAGGGAGATTGGGAAATGGGAATTGATGAGGAAAATTTTTGGTGCTGTTGATTTGAGATGGAAAGGAAAACATCGATCGTATAAATGTTGATAACATAAGTTGGGGGTTGGTGAAATGGTGGTACTTGATGGGGATTATGGAATTGTTTTGAGGGTGAAAGTGGGAATGGAGGGAATTGAATAATAAGCATCATGGTTGGTGAAGGAGACTATGGAGTTGGTTGGTGAGATTGGTTTGGGTGGTGGGGTCTTATTTGCATATGTAGTTGAGATAGtgctatttttcttctctttactAAAGTAGGCTTTTTACCTACCACAAGTCCTCAGCATGACAGAGACTCAAGAGAGCTTTCACGGCTGCTGGACTAGTACCAAGTGTCTTCCTTTACCTACTCCCATGTctgcaaaaaatattattgttctGAGGTTTTAAGCCCAAGTGTGTTTGATCTTGATGTAAGCCCAGACCAATAATAAGCAACCACAGCCTGCAATGCTGCATATATAGCCATGTAAGCACTAGCCTACGGtgatgcaaaaaataaaaaataaaaaaaataaaattacatcttCAAATaatactttatctattttaccaatttattttacattctaatttttatttttatatacaacccaataaaataatataagctatttaataaaataataacaagtattattctctttctctttcctctcgCTATCTTTTTCTCTACATGTATAACCactatattaaatattatttttttcaacatgTGAATAGTaaggttgtgtgtgtgtgtgtgtatatatatatatatatatatatttttttttttttttttgataaggtaAGGTTGTATATATGCAACCAAACTATTTataggttgcaaatttttttaagtatacaaACTCGGACGGAGTAGGTTTTTGCTATTTtaagttgtaaaatagcaattgTGGGGGTATTTACAcccccaatgctagtgctcaATACTAGAATTTTGAAGAATGGATGATTTGAAATTTAGATGTTATTGTTGGAATTTTAAAAAGTGTCAATCAATTTAAAATGTTATTGTCACAGGCGTAGGGAGGGGGGAGCTATAGACCATGGCCTCCtttgattttataaaaagaaaaatgttagagTTATCAAtgacaatttttgaaattttgtttagggggttattaagaaatttaaataaataaaaatttaataaaaggaTAATTTGAATATAGCAAGTTAtcgtcaaaaaaagaaaaaaaaaagaataaaacaaaacaaaaacattaagttttacaattttcttctacaagttttcatattttgtaatCATCACAAGATAGTTTATTATCAATTGTCACATTGTAAATGTAGGTAGATGtgaccactttttttttttttttttttaagtttgtataatataattatttttatgaagttgtcattatctatttgtcattgtttttataaaaatattttaaattaaatgacaaaactcaacccATTGGCACAGTACTTTATAATACAATAAGTGTCTACTTAGTTAATCAAATGCTTGAACTTCTAAttattaaatcatataaatttatattatatttatagtaTACAACATacattcacacaaataacattataacaaataaaaaataccaCACACAATCAGTATCAGATACTCACTCAcatacatataatataaatttataataaaaagagacACCCACTACTCACAAACACTTTATTTCTACTCTTAGAGAGACTTGTGATCTATGTCGTTGTTTAGTTAATTTTAGGATGCTAATCTTTTTGTTGCTCAACTTTGGGAAAGGATTATATGCGGTCAGGGTGTACAAGATTTAAGGTAGGGTGTGCAAACATATTTTCAAAGGTAAattatactaataaaaaattattaatatataaatatatatatatatatatatatatataaaaattcaagTCAGGGGGTTCAATTGAACCCCTTAGCATAAAGTAACGCCGCTCTTGGACCATTCCATTTTGTtaagtaatttatattttatgaaattgtcattatttatttgtctttatttttataaaaaaattaaaactaaatgaTAAAAACCAACTCACTTGCATGGTATTAATTATTGTCCCACGAAATCACACTCAtctatacataaataatactattttttatttataatatacgTGCACACATTCACTAActtaacataaataatactatttttctatttatactaTACGAGCATggtattaattatttttttatacataaacaatcactaactttactattttttttagaatactaaatattttaacacacacacgggGAGAGGGAAGAAGATTTTAAAGAAACTGACAGtaatgtatatccaaaagggcaTAACTCTTGGATATACAGCACAAGTTTTAAACTTCTTTAACTCATACTTATTTTCCGATGTGGGATTAgcccactattttttcttttgagaatactaaatattttaacacTCACATCGGAAAATAAGTGTGagttaaagaaatttaaaacatGTGCTGTATATCCAAGAGTTAAGCCTTTTTAGATATACATCATtgtcagtttctttaagaccttcTTCCCTCTccccatgtgtgtgtgttaaaatatttagtattctaaaaaaaaaaaaaaaaaaaaaaactttactatttttttcttgaacattaactttataacaaataattattataacatgatacaCATACATGTAACAAACCCTATtccctaattattaaattatataaagttatacaCATACATGTGCACACATTCACACACAtcacaattcacacaaataaaattataataaaaaaataatgcacaCAATTAatatctcacacacacacacaaaatataaatttataatataaagagACATTCACAACTCACAAAcattcacattttatttttagagtcaAAGATGCAGAGATAATCAAATAaagaagagagatgagatgaaaTTTATGAGAAAAAGGGAGAGTGACTTGTGATTTGTGTTGTTGATTGGTTTTTGGATGGGCTAATATGTattgttgtttgattttgtgCTAAGTTGATCTGTGATTAGGGTGTGCAAGATTTATGCTAGAATatgcaaatatatttttaagggtagtttatattagtaaaaaaaatattatatatatatatatatatatatatatatataatttttt contains:
- the LOC126727482 gene encoding 4-coumarate--CoA ligase 2-like isoform X2; this encodes MALQTKEQEFIFRSKLPDIYIPKHLPLHSYCFENISKFGSKPCLINGSTGEVYTYYDVDLISRKVASGLNKLGIGHGDIVLILLPNTPEFVFVFLGASHLGATTTAANPFFTPAEIAKQAKGSNAKLIITQASYYDKVKDLAHENNVKIMCIDSPPKDCLHFSELTQANENQIPKIDISPDDVVALPYSSGTTGLPKGVMLTHKGLVTSVAQQVDGENPNLYFHSEDVILCVLPLFHIYSLNSVLLCGLRVGAAILIMQKFEIGSLLELIQKHKVSVMPIVPPIVLSISKSPDLHKYDLSSIRMLKSGGAPLGKELEETVRAKFPKAKFGQGYGMTEAGPVLSMCLAFAKEPFEVKSGACGTVVRNAEMKIVDPETGASLPHNQRGEICIRGDQIMKGYVNDPEATARTIDKEGWLHTGDIGLIDDEDELFIVDRLKELIKYKGFQVAPAELEAILLTHPNVSDVAVVPMKDESAGEVPVAFVVRSNGSQVTEDEIKQFVSKQVVFYKRINRIFFIDAIPNFPSRHKEKS
- the LOC126727482 gene encoding 4-coumarate--CoA ligase 2-like isoform X1, producing the protein MALQTKEQEFIFRSKLPDIYIPKHLPLHSYCFENISKFGSKPCLINGSTGEVYTYYDVDLISRKVASGLNKLGIGHGDIVLILLPNTPEFVFVFLGASHLGATTTAANPFFTPAEIAKQAKGSNAKLIITQASYYDKVKDLAHENNVKIMCIDSPPKDCLHFSELTQANENQIPKIDISPDDVVALPYSSGTTGLPKGVMLTHKGLVTSVAQQVDGENPNLYFHSEDVILCVLPLFHIYSLNSVLLCGLRVGAAILIMQKFEIGSLLELIQKHKVSVMPIVPPIVLSISKSPDLHKYDLSSIRMLKSGGAPLGKELEETVRAKFPKAKFGQGYGMTEAGPVLSMCLAFAKEPFEVKSGACGTVVRNAEMKIVDPETGASLPHNQRGEICIRGDQIMKGYVNDPEATARTIDKEGWLHTGDIGLIDDEDELFIVDRLKELIKYKGFQVAPAELEAILLTHPNVSDVAVVPMKDESAGEVPVAFVVRSNGSQVTEDEIKQFVSKQVVFYKRINRVFFIDAIPKSPSGKILRKNLREKLAADFSK